A single Corallococcus exiguus DNA region contains:
- a CDS encoding HlyD family secretion protein has protein sequence MPWKPKGKYKWVIGLVALAIIAFIGFKYWKGKKSALPEGIVSGNGRIESKLADVSAKEPLRVREVLVNEGDLVKPGQVLVRLDTTTLESSLAEANANVAATQEKLAVAEAGIVKQKSEIQLATIEAERSRRLVAQGAGSQRDVDVRASQLETTRASLAEAEATLKTSREEIEVARANAATIQTRIADATLKSPVTGRVLYRLAEPGEVLSPGGPALTLVNLEDVFMEIFLPASEAARVKIGSEARLTVDFEPDRSIPGYVSFVSPEAQFTPKQVETKSEREKLVFRLKLQVPRELASRYVERIKTGIRGVGYVKVDPEAAWPSRLQNVVTAESEPH, from the coding sequence ATGCCCTGGAAGCCGAAAGGGAAATACAAGTGGGTCATTGGGCTGGTCGCCCTCGCGATCATCGCGTTCATCGGCTTCAAGTATTGGAAGGGGAAGAAATCCGCGCTGCCGGAGGGCATCGTCTCGGGCAACGGTCGCATCGAGTCGAAGCTGGCGGATGTCTCCGCGAAGGAGCCCCTGCGGGTGCGGGAGGTCCTCGTCAACGAAGGTGACCTCGTCAAGCCGGGTCAGGTGCTGGTGCGCCTGGACACCACCACGCTGGAGTCCAGCCTGGCGGAGGCCAACGCGAACGTCGCGGCCACGCAGGAGAAGCTGGCGGTGGCCGAGGCGGGCATCGTCAAGCAGAAGAGTGAGATTCAGCTCGCCACCATCGAGGCCGAGCGCTCCCGGAGGCTGGTGGCGCAAGGCGCCGGCTCGCAGCGGGACGTGGACGTCCGGGCGAGCCAGTTGGAGACCACCCGGGCCAGCCTGGCGGAAGCCGAGGCCACGCTGAAGACCTCGCGGGAGGAGATTGAAGTCGCGCGAGCCAACGCGGCGACGATTCAGACGCGCATCGCCGACGCGACGCTCAAGTCCCCGGTGACGGGCCGCGTCCTCTACCGCCTCGCCGAACCCGGCGAGGTGCTGTCGCCCGGCGGACCGGCTCTGACGCTCGTGAACCTGGAGGACGTCTTCATGGAGATCTTCCTGCCCGCGAGCGAGGCCGCCCGCGTGAAGATTGGCTCCGAGGCGCGCCTCACCGTCGACTTCGAGCCGGACCGTTCAATCCCTGGCTACGTGTCCTTCGTGTCACCCGAAGCGCAGTTCACGCCCAAGCAGGTGGAGACGAAGAGCGAGCGGGAGAAGCTGGTGTTCCGCTTGAAGCTCCAGGTCCCCCGGGAGCTGGCCAGCCGCTACGTCGAGCGCATCAAGACCGGCATTCGCGGCGTCGGCTACGTGAAGGTGGACCCTGAGGCCGCGTGGCCTTCCCGGCTGCAGAACGTCGTCACCGCGGAATCCGAACCCCACTAA
- the rbbA gene encoding ribosome-associated ATPase/putative transporter RbbA, whose translation MVSSASPGSPAGSSSRLVVSIQDVTHRYGKAVALDGISLDVPSGIRVGIVGPDGVGKSTLMALVAGAKKMQQGRVMVLDGDIADARHRRDVGPRIAYMPQGLGKNLYLELSVYDNVDFMARLFGLSPEERKVRVPELLAATGLGKFAERPAGKLSGGMKQKVGLCGALVHDPDLLILDEPTTGVDPLSRRQFWTLIDEIRAGRPGMSVIISTAYMDEAQQWDWIVAMDAGRVLATGTPAELMERTGTQDLEKCFIALLPEEKRRGHKEITIPPRAPGNAELAIEAHGLTRRFGTFTAVDHVTLSIERGEIFGFLGSNGCGKSTTMKMLTGLLPPTEGTAKLFGSSVDAGSMEVRKNLGYMTQSFSLYGELSVQQNLVLHARLYHLPPDKAKARIEELVERFGLGAHLEALAGDLPMGLRQRLSLAVAVLHGPQILILDEPTSGVDPVARDSFWELLIDLSRKQGVTIFVTTHFMNEGMRCDRISLMNAGKVLAADSPQKLIEARNADSLETAFIGYMEDAIAEKARAEGKDETPAPAPEAPPPPPTAAPRADRAGLRLRLGRMLAYASNETSQILRDKVRLAFAFIGSAVLMLVFGFGITTDVENIRYAALDMDQSPESRAYLEQFSAAKPYFAPTPPAPSADAALRRLQSDDVSVVLEIPPRFGLNLRRGSGPEVLAQVDGAMTFRGDTVEQYVQGVHNRMLRDPASGFHSASAQKSTANIEERYLYNPTFKSIYSIVPSVPALLLLLIPAILMTVSIVREKELGSIINFYVTPTGRLEYLLGKQLPYVVIGMANFFILTALALVVFGVPMKGSFLMLVVCALFYVMATTGIGMVTSTFTGSQVAAVFVTAILTIVPTIQFSGLLQPVSTLQGGAKVVGSIWPATYYMHASLGAFTKGLGAGLIMRDVAFLAVCVPLLLAISVLGLRKQEK comes from the coding sequence ATGGTCTCATCCGCGTCTCCAGGGTCGCCAGCCGGCTCCAGCAGCCGGCTCGTGGTCTCCATCCAGGACGTGACCCACCGCTACGGCAAGGCCGTCGCGCTCGACGGCATCTCGCTCGACGTCCCCAGCGGCATCCGGGTGGGCATCGTGGGGCCTGACGGCGTGGGCAAGTCCACGCTGATGGCCCTGGTGGCGGGCGCCAAGAAGATGCAGCAGGGGCGCGTGATGGTTCTGGACGGGGACATCGCGGACGCCCGGCACCGGCGCGACGTGGGCCCGCGCATCGCGTACATGCCCCAGGGCCTGGGCAAGAACCTCTACCTGGAGCTCAGCGTCTACGACAACGTGGACTTCATGGCCCGGCTCTTCGGGCTGTCCCCCGAGGAGCGAAAGGTGCGCGTCCCGGAGCTGCTCGCGGCCACCGGGTTGGGAAAGTTCGCGGAGCGCCCCGCCGGCAAGCTCTCCGGCGGCATGAAGCAGAAGGTGGGGCTGTGCGGCGCGCTGGTGCACGACCCGGACCTGCTCATCCTCGATGAGCCCACCACCGGCGTGGATCCGCTCTCCCGTCGGCAGTTCTGGACCCTCATCGACGAGATTCGCGCCGGGCGCCCCGGCATGAGCGTCATCATCTCCACGGCGTACATGGACGAGGCGCAGCAGTGGGATTGGATCGTGGCCATGGACGCGGGCCGCGTGCTGGCGACGGGGACTCCCGCGGAGCTGATGGAGCGCACAGGCACCCAGGACCTGGAGAAGTGCTTCATCGCGCTGCTGCCCGAGGAGAAGCGCCGGGGCCACAAGGAGATCACCATCCCGCCACGTGCGCCGGGCAACGCGGAGCTGGCCATCGAGGCCCACGGGCTGACCCGCCGCTTCGGGACCTTCACCGCCGTCGACCACGTCACCCTGTCCATCGAGCGCGGTGAAATCTTCGGCTTCCTGGGCTCCAATGGCTGCGGCAAGTCCACGACCATGAAGATGCTGACCGGCCTGCTGCCTCCCACGGAGGGCACGGCGAAGCTCTTCGGCAGCTCCGTGGACGCAGGCAGCATGGAGGTGCGCAAGAACCTGGGCTACATGACGCAGTCGTTCTCGCTCTACGGCGAGCTGAGCGTTCAGCAGAACCTGGTCCTGCATGCCCGGCTCTACCACCTGCCTCCAGACAAGGCGAAGGCGCGCATCGAGGAGTTGGTCGAGCGGTTCGGGCTGGGCGCGCACCTGGAGGCGTTGGCCGGAGACCTGCCCATGGGCCTGCGTCAGCGGCTCTCGCTGGCCGTCGCCGTGCTGCACGGGCCGCAGATCCTCATCCTGGACGAGCCCACGTCGGGAGTGGACCCGGTCGCGCGGGACAGCTTCTGGGAGCTGTTGATCGACCTGTCTCGCAAGCAGGGCGTCACCATCTTCGTGACCACGCACTTCATGAACGAGGGGATGCGCTGCGACCGCATCTCCCTCATGAACGCGGGCAAGGTGCTGGCGGCGGACAGCCCCCAGAAGCTCATCGAGGCCCGGAACGCGGACAGCCTGGAGACCGCCTTCATCGGCTACATGGAAGACGCCATCGCGGAGAAGGCTCGCGCCGAGGGAAAGGACGAGACTCCCGCCCCCGCGCCCGAAGCCCCCCCACCCCCGCCCACGGCCGCGCCACGGGCGGACCGGGCCGGACTCCGGCTGCGTCTGGGCCGGATGCTCGCGTATGCCTCCAACGAGACCAGTCAGATTCTGCGCGACAAGGTCCGGCTGGCGTTCGCCTTCATCGGTTCCGCGGTGTTGATGCTCGTCTTCGGCTTCGGCATCACGACCGACGTCGAGAACATCCGCTATGCCGCGCTGGACATGGACCAGTCGCCGGAGAGTCGCGCGTATCTGGAACAGTTCAGCGCTGCGAAGCCCTACTTCGCCCCGACCCCGCCAGCCCCGTCCGCGGACGCGGCGCTCCGCCGGCTCCAGTCAGACGACGTCTCGGTGGTGCTGGAGATTCCGCCCCGCTTTGGTCTGAACCTCCGCCGGGGCTCCGGCCCCGAGGTGCTGGCGCAGGTGGACGGCGCCATGACCTTCCGTGGAGACACCGTGGAGCAGTACGTCCAGGGGGTCCACAACCGGATGCTCCGGGATCCCGCGAGCGGCTTCCACTCCGCCAGCGCGCAGAAGTCCACGGCCAACATCGAAGAGCGCTATCTCTACAACCCCACCTTCAAGAGCATCTACTCCATCGTGCCGAGCGTCCCGGCGCTGCTGTTGCTGCTCATCCCGGCCATCCTCATGACGGTCAGCATCGTGCGTGAGAAGGAGTTGGGGTCCATCATCAACTTCTATGTCACTCCCACGGGGCGGCTGGAGTACCTGCTTGGAAAGCAGCTGCCCTACGTGGTCATCGGCATGGCCAACTTCTTCATCCTGACCGCGCTGGCGCTGGTCGTCTTCGGCGTCCCCATGAAGGGCAGCTTCCTGATGTTGGTGGTCTGCGCGCTGTTCTACGTCATGGCGACGACAGGCATTGGGATGGTGACGTCCACCTTCACCGGCAGCCAGGTCGCGGCCGTCTTCGTCACGGCCATCCTGACCATCGTGCCGACCATCCAGTTCTCCGGCCTGTTGCAGCCGGTCTCCACGCTCCAGGGTGGGGCCAAGGTCGTCGGCTCCATCTGGCCGGCCACCTATTACATGCACGCCAGCCTGGGCGCCTTCACCAAGGGACTGGGCGCGGGCCTCATCATGAGGGACGTCGCCTTCCTGGCCGTGTGCGTCCCCCTCCTTCTGGCCATCAGCGTCCTCGGCCTGAGAAAGCAGGAGAAGTAG
- a CDS encoding PQQ-dependent sugar dehydrogenase, whose protein sequence is MNVRHLLAGVLVTVTACGEKPENDPELQTQTAAVVAGSRLVSTQSGRCLDVAQNSQTAGQELHIYDCHSQDNQRFLFTPEGELRAFGGSWCVQPETSSSGARAVIAACNGTANQRWVRNTAGAVIHTATSLCLDVSGQATANSSKVIVWTCNAQTNQQWSLPADTQAPTVPTGLALSNVTCNSATLSWSPSTDNQGVAFYDVYHDGQLMKSVSGATVSTGLTVVPGVTWGLYVNARDAVGNVSQGSATLSITPPQCQADTQAPSIPTGVTAAASGTSVTVNWTASTDNVGVRAYDVFRGGVQIGSVAGSPPGTTFVDSGLSANTAYTYAVLARDAQANASAQSASVTVTTGQACANAVCSVIQVATDTDIPWGLVNLPDGTVLYGRRDAQNIVRLDPATGQKTSVGTVPNVQSTDGEGGLMGLALSPNFSTDRWLYVMHTSPTDNRIVRLRYENGALNTASLQVLLQGIGRNKFHNGGRLRFGPDGKLYASTGDAQNGAYAQDLNNLAGKVLRLNADGTVPSDNPFGNYVWSYGHRNPQGLAFDSQGRLWEQEFGNSVMDETNLIQKGGNYGWPNCEGTVSQGGSGCATAGYIAPKQTYPTADGSCSGIAVVRDVLYVACARGTRLYREVISGTNLTNVQQFFVGTYGRLRTVEPTPDGNLWMTTTNQGDKDSIPDNSNERIFRVVLGQ, encoded by the coding sequence CAGGAGCTCCACATCTATGACTGCCACAGCCAGGACAACCAGCGGTTCCTCTTCACGCCGGAAGGCGAGCTGCGCGCGTTCGGTGGCTCGTGGTGCGTCCAGCCGGAGACCTCCAGCTCCGGGGCCCGGGCCGTCATCGCCGCCTGCAATGGAACGGCGAACCAGCGGTGGGTCCGCAACACCGCCGGCGCGGTGATCCACACGGCGACCTCGCTGTGCCTGGACGTGTCCGGTCAGGCCACCGCCAACAGCTCGAAGGTCATCGTCTGGACCTGCAACGCGCAGACGAACCAGCAGTGGTCGCTGCCGGCCGACACCCAGGCGCCCACCGTGCCCACCGGGCTCGCGCTGTCCAACGTGACGTGCAACTCGGCCACGCTGTCCTGGTCGCCGTCCACGGACAACCAGGGTGTCGCCTTCTACGACGTCTACCATGACGGCCAGCTGATGAAGTCCGTCTCCGGCGCCACGGTGTCCACCGGGCTGACCGTGGTCCCCGGCGTGACCTGGGGCCTGTATGTGAATGCGCGGGACGCGGTGGGCAATGTCTCCCAGGGCAGCGCCACGCTCTCCATCACCCCGCCGCAATGCCAGGCGGACACCCAGGCTCCCAGCATCCCGACCGGCGTCACCGCCGCCGCGTCCGGCACCAGCGTGACGGTGAACTGGACCGCGTCCACCGACAACGTGGGCGTGCGCGCGTATGACGTGTTCCGGGGAGGCGTGCAGATTGGCTCGGTGGCCGGCTCTCCGCCGGGGACGACCTTCGTCGACAGCGGCCTGTCCGCGAACACGGCCTACACCTACGCCGTGCTCGCCCGCGACGCCCAGGCCAATGCGTCCGCCCAGAGCGCGTCCGTGACGGTCACCACCGGCCAGGCCTGCGCGAACGCCGTCTGCTCCGTCATCCAGGTCGCCACCGACACGGACATCCCGTGGGGCCTGGTGAACCTGCCGGACGGCACGGTGCTCTACGGCCGCCGCGACGCGCAGAACATCGTTCGCCTGGACCCGGCGACGGGACAGAAGACGTCCGTGGGCACCGTCCCCAACGTGCAGAGCACCGACGGCGAGGGCGGCCTGATGGGGCTGGCGCTTTCCCCCAACTTCTCCACCGACCGCTGGCTGTACGTGATGCACACCTCCCCCACCGACAACCGCATCGTGCGGCTGCGGTATGAGAACGGCGCCCTCAACACCGCGTCGCTCCAGGTGCTGCTCCAGGGCATTGGCCGCAACAAGTTCCACAACGGAGGGCGGCTGCGCTTTGGCCCGGACGGGAAGCTCTACGCGTCCACGGGGGATGCCCAGAACGGCGCCTACGCGCAGGACCTCAACAACCTGGCCGGCAAGGTGCTGCGCCTCAACGCGGACGGCACCGTCCCGTCCGACAACCCCTTCGGCAACTATGTGTGGAGCTACGGCCACCGCAACCCGCAGGGACTGGCGTTCGACTCGCAGGGCCGGCTGTGGGAGCAGGAGTTCGGCAACTCCGTGATGGACGAGACCAACCTCATCCAGAAGGGCGGCAACTACGGCTGGCCCAACTGCGAGGGCACGGTGTCCCAGGGCGGTTCGGGCTGCGCGACGGCCGGGTACATCGCGCCGAAGCAGACCTACCCCACGGCGGACGGTTCGTGCTCCGGCATCGCGGTGGTGCGCGACGTCCTCTACGTGGCCTGCGCCCGCGGCACGCGCCTCTACCGCGAGGTCATCAGCGGCACCAACCTGACCAACGTGCAGCAGTTCTTCGTCGGCACCTACGGCCGGCTGCGCACCGTGGAGCCGACTCCGGACGGCAACCTCTGGATGACCACCACCAACCAGGGTGACAAGGACAGCATCCCCGACAACAGCAACGAGCGGATCTTCCGCGTCGTGCTGGGTCAGTAG
- a CDS encoding ABC transporter permease yields MNSLLNILWLGLKEIRSLLSDAVLVVFVVYAFTLAIYVQATGTSSEVNNASIAFVDEDGSALSKELLNAFYPPRFKSPEVITEDAIQPDMDRGRFMFVVVIPPRFEHDLRAGRNPDVQLNIDATAMQQAGIGSGYIKNILNDRISSFLKRTEQTGPKPVNLIVRKLFNPNGVSSWFKSVVAIINQITLLTVVLTGAAVIREREHGTLEHLLVMPLTSFEIAMAKVWANGLVILVATGASLFLVVHLVLKVPFAGSVVLWFVGVVLYLFFATALGIFLGTISRSMAQFALLIILVVLVLMLLSGGSTPVESQPKWLQYVTYLLPARHFVSFSQVIIYRGGGLWAVWRQFLMVSAVGVGFFVYSLALFRKSIAVSK; encoded by the coding sequence GTGAACTCGCTGCTGAACATCCTGTGGCTCGGGCTCAAGGAAATCCGCAGCCTGCTCAGCGACGCGGTGCTGGTCGTGTTCGTCGTCTATGCGTTCACCCTGGCCATCTACGTCCAGGCCACGGGGACCTCCAGCGAGGTGAACAACGCCTCGATTGCGTTCGTCGACGAGGACGGGTCCGCGTTGTCCAAGGAACTGCTCAACGCGTTCTATCCGCCCCGCTTCAAGTCGCCGGAGGTCATCACCGAGGATGCCATCCAGCCGGACATGGACCGGGGCCGGTTCATGTTCGTCGTGGTGATTCCGCCGCGCTTCGAGCACGACCTGCGCGCGGGGCGCAATCCGGACGTCCAGCTGAACATCGACGCGACCGCCATGCAGCAGGCGGGCATCGGCTCCGGCTACATCAAGAACATCCTCAACGACCGCATCTCGTCCTTCCTCAAGCGCACGGAGCAGACGGGACCGAAGCCCGTCAACCTCATCGTCCGCAAGCTCTTCAACCCCAACGGGGTGTCGTCCTGGTTCAAGAGCGTAGTGGCCATCATCAATCAAATCACCCTGCTGACGGTCGTCCTCACGGGCGCGGCGGTCATCCGCGAACGCGAGCACGGAACGCTGGAGCACCTGCTGGTGATGCCGCTGACCTCGTTCGAGATCGCCATGGCGAAGGTCTGGGCCAACGGCCTGGTGATTCTCGTCGCGACCGGGGCTTCGCTGTTCCTGGTCGTGCACCTGGTGCTGAAGGTGCCGTTCGCCGGCTCGGTGGTGCTGTGGTTCGTCGGCGTCGTGCTCTACCTGTTCTTCGCCACGGCGCTCGGCATCTTCCTGGGGACCATCTCCCGCTCGATGGCGCAGTTCGCGCTGCTCATCATCCTGGTGGTCCTGGTGTTGATGCTGCTTTCCGGCGGGAGCACGCCCGTGGAGAGCCAGCCGAAGTGGCTGCAATACGTCACGTACCTCCTGCCTGCCCGGCACTTCGTCAGCTTCTCGCAGGTCATCATCTACCGCGGCGGAGGGCTGTGGGCCGTCTGGCGCCAGTTCCTGATGGTGAGCGCGGTGGGCGTGGGCTTCTTCGTCTACAGCCTGGCGCTGTTCCGCAAGTCCATCGCGGTGAGCAAGTAG
- the ppk2 gene encoding polyphosphate kinase 2 codes for MAQDTPKEPLKRKAYTKELRKLQSQLCQLQEWVQQTQMRVIVVFEGRDAAGKGGTIRAITERVSPRVFRVVALPAPSSREKTQMYLQRYVPHFPAGGEIVIFDRSWYNRAGVEPVMGFCTPEEHERFLMGCPVFEQYMVDSGILLLKIWLEVGKEEQARRFAARIDDPLRQWKLSPMDIKSWKRWYDYSKARDQMLAATDTPFAPWHILRSDNKKKARLNCIRFLLEKIPYEKVKRAKVKLPPRSKQGEYDDGASLKGRNFIPERY; via the coding sequence ATGGCACAGGACACCCCAAAAGAGCCCCTGAAGCGCAAGGCCTATACCAAGGAGCTCCGCAAGCTCCAATCCCAGCTATGCCAGCTTCAGGAATGGGTCCAGCAAACGCAGATGCGGGTCATCGTGGTGTTCGAAGGCAGGGATGCGGCGGGGAAGGGCGGAACGATTCGCGCCATCACCGAACGGGTGAGTCCCCGGGTGTTTCGCGTGGTGGCGCTCCCGGCGCCTTCGAGCCGGGAGAAGACCCAGATGTACCTGCAGCGGTACGTGCCGCATTTCCCGGCCGGGGGCGAGATCGTGATCTTCGACCGCAGCTGGTACAACCGGGCCGGCGTCGAGCCCGTGATGGGCTTCTGCACGCCTGAAGAGCACGAGCGCTTCCTGATGGGCTGCCCTGTCTTCGAGCAGTACATGGTCGACAGCGGAATCCTCCTGCTGAAGATCTGGCTGGAGGTCGGCAAGGAGGAACAGGCGCGGCGGTTCGCGGCGCGGATCGACGACCCCCTGCGGCAGTGGAAGCTCAGCCCCATGGACATCAAGTCCTGGAAGCGCTGGTACGACTACTCCAAGGCGAGGGACCAGATGCTGGCCGCGACGGACACGCCCTTCGCGCCCTGGCACATCCTGCGGTCCGACAACAAGAAGAAGGCGCGGCTCAACTGCATCCGCTTTCTGCTGGAGAAGATTCCGTACGAGAAGGTGAAGCGCGCCAAGGTGAAGCTGCCCCCGCGCTCCAAGCAGGGCGAGTACGACGACGGCGCTTCGCTCAAGGGGCGGAACTTCATCCCCGAGCGGTACTGA
- a CDS encoding efflux transporter outer membrane subunit → MRGTASAMQGMKPGLAPFVGTVPLLGVLAALSGCAVGPDFKKPEAAVAKEWRTQGDPRLSTQAAVDTQWWKSFGDPSLDRLVELAARQNLPLQISGLRIVEARAQLAILTGRQYPQVQALSASGAAVGRSENSAAANPINLQNLGSIDRHFLEYQLGFDALWEVDFWGKYRRGVEAGAAGLLGSVADYQSSLVSLTAEVARTYVLVRTYEVLIEQARENVRIQEEGYRIAESRFSNGVTSELDVTQASTLLESTRATIPQLEAGLEQARNAMSTLLGQPTGEVEALLAGPKQIPVAPATVALGMPAEILRRRPDVRSAELYAAAQCARIGIAEAELYPSFSLFGSVGLQASTSAAASGNLFSLGSLFYSVGPRIVFPFLNYGRLKNGVRVEDARFQQLLVNYRHTVLKAAQEVADALTGFIHAQQAMTFQQAAVKSAQRSVELALVQYREGAVDYQRVLDAQRSLLEQQNNLAQTSSSIATNLVALYKALGGGWEVRRDQPIVPEPMQAEMEQRTHWGDMLSKPRTQETKTVSQPVKP, encoded by the coding sequence ATGCGGGGGACGGCCAGCGCCATGCAGGGGATGAAGCCGGGACTCGCACCCTTCGTCGGCACCGTGCCGCTGCTCGGCGTCCTCGCCGCGCTCTCCGGATGCGCGGTCGGCCCCGACTTCAAGAAGCCCGAGGCCGCGGTCGCGAAGGAGTGGCGCACCCAGGGCGACCCGCGCCTGTCGACACAGGCCGCGGTCGACACCCAATGGTGGAAGTCGTTTGGCGATCCCTCGCTGGACCGGCTCGTCGAGCTCGCCGCCAGGCAGAACCTGCCGCTGCAGATTTCGGGGCTGCGAATCGTCGAGGCGCGCGCCCAGCTGGCCATCCTCACCGGCCGGCAGTATCCGCAGGTCCAGGCCCTCTCCGCCAGCGGCGCCGCGGTGGGGCGCAGTGAGAACTCCGCCGCGGCCAACCCCATCAACTTGCAGAACCTGGGCTCCATCGACCGTCACTTCCTGGAGTACCAGCTGGGCTTCGACGCGCTGTGGGAGGTGGACTTCTGGGGCAAGTACCGGCGGGGCGTGGAGGCGGGGGCCGCGGGCCTGCTCGGGTCGGTGGCGGACTACCAGTCCTCGCTCGTCTCGCTCACCGCGGAGGTCGCGCGCACCTATGTCCTGGTCCGCACGTACGAGGTGCTCATCGAACAGGCGCGGGAGAACGTGCGGATCCAGGAGGAGGGTTACCGGATCGCCGAGTCGCGCTTCAGCAACGGCGTCACCTCGGAGCTGGATGTGACGCAGGCCTCAACCCTGCTGGAGAGCACCCGGGCCACCATCCCCCAGCTGGAAGCCGGACTGGAGCAGGCTCGCAACGCCATGAGCACGCTCCTGGGCCAGCCCACGGGCGAGGTGGAGGCGCTGCTCGCGGGCCCCAAGCAGATTCCGGTGGCGCCCGCGACAGTGGCCCTCGGCATGCCGGCTGAAATCCTGCGGCGACGCCCGGATGTCCGCAGCGCTGAGTTGTATGCCGCCGCGCAGTGCGCCCGGATCGGCATCGCCGAGGCGGAGCTCTACCCGAGCTTCTCCCTCTTCGGGTCAGTCGGGCTCCAGGCGAGCACCAGCGCCGCGGCCTCCGGCAATCTCTTCTCCCTGGGCAGCCTCTTCTATTCCGTGGGCCCCCGGATCGTCTTTCCCTTCCTGAACTACGGCCGCCTGAAGAACGGGGTGCGGGTCGAGGACGCGCGGTTCCAGCAATTGCTCGTCAACTACCGCCACACGGTGCTCAAGGCGGCCCAGGAGGTGGCGGACGCCCTGACGGGGTTCATCCACGCCCAGCAGGCCATGACCTTCCAGCAGGCCGCGGTGAAGTCCGCGCAGCGGTCGGTGGAGCTCGCGTTGGTGCAGTACCGCGAAGGCGCCGTGGATTATCAGCGCGTGCTGGACGCGCAACGGTCGCTCCTGGAACAGCAGAACAACCTGGCCCAGACGAGCTCCTCCATCGCCACGAACCTGGTCGCCCTCTACAAGGCGCTGGGCGGAGGCTGGGAGGTCCGCCGCGACCAGCCCATCGTGCCAGAGCCGATGCAGGCGGAGATGGAGCAGCGGACCCACTGGGGCGACATGCTGTCCAAGCCGCGGACGCAAGAAACCAAGACGGTCTCGCAACCCGTCAAGCCATAG